The following proteins are encoded in a genomic region of Rattus rattus isolate New Zealand chromosome 2, Rrattus_CSIRO_v1, whole genome shotgun sequence:
- the LOC116893664 gene encoding olfactory receptor 10V1-like has product MEKGNQTGTVLFHFRPFSKLPEVQMLIFVLFLMMYLISIGGNMSIVLTIWINRCLHTPMYFFLANLASLEIFYSSTIAPLTLASILSTERTVVSLAGCGAQMFFFIFLGSADCILLAVMAYDRFVAICHPLRYTLIMSWHLCVQLALGSLLLGFILAMQLTVLIFQLPFCSSKEISLFYCDVLPVMRLACADTHVHEATLFVVSVIVLTIPFLLITLSYVFIVNAIVKIRSAEGRHKAFSTCSSHLTVVLLQYGCTSLIYLCPSSSYSPERGQVVSVVYTFITPMLNPLIYSMRNRELKDALRRVIMKLVLIQTQETL; this is encoded by the coding sequence ATGGAGAAAGGAAATCAGACTGGGACGGTCCTCTTCCACTTCCGCCCCTTCTCCAAACTCCCCGAGGTGCAGATGCTGATCTTTGTGCTTTTCCTCATGATGTACCTGATCAGCATTGGAGGAAACATGTCCATTGTCCTCACCATCTGGATCAATCGGTGTCTCCATACCCCTATGTACTTCTTCCTGGCCAACCTGGCTAGCCTGGAGATCTTCTATTCCTCTACCATAGCCCCCCTGACTCTGGCCAGCATCCTGTCCACAGAGAGGACTGTGGTCTCCCTGGCAGGCTGTGGTGCCCAGAtgttcttcttcatcttcctgggCAGCGCCGATTGTATTCTGCTGGCCGTCATGGCCTATGACCGGTTTGTGGCCATCTGTCACCCTCTGCGCTACACCCTCATCATGAGCTGGCACCTGTGTGTCCAGCTGGCCCTAGGGTCCCTGTTGCTGGGTTTCATCTTGGCCATGCAGTTGACTGTGCTCATCTTCCAACTGCCTTTCTGTAGCAGTAAGGAAATCAGCTTGTTCTACTGTGATGTCCTCCCTGTCATGAGACTGGCATGTGCAGACACCCATGTCCATGAAGCTACTCTGTTTGTGGTCAGTGTCATCGTCCTCACCATTCCTTTTCTCCTCATCACTCTCTCCTATGTCTTCATTGTGAATGCCATCGTGAAGATCCGCTCAGCTGAGGGGAGGCACAAAGCCTTCTCTACCTGTTCTTCCCACCTGACGGTTGTCCTCCTGCAGTACGGTTGTACAAGTCTCATCTACTTGTGTCCCAGCTCCAGCTACTCTCCTGAGCGGGGCCAGGTAGTATCTGTGGTTTACACCTTCATCACTCCTATGTTGAATCCTTTGATCTACAGCATGAGGAACAGAGAACTCAAGGATGCCTTGAGGAGAGTGATAATGAAATTGGTTTTGATCCAAACACAAGAAACACTCTAA